The DNA sequence CCGCCTCTTCGCCCAGTTTTTTTGCCGCACGATCCTGGCCCGCCGCAACGAGTTTGGCTGTCCAGGATTCGTCGGGAGATGCAGCGGCGCGGGTCGCGACAATGCGTTCCAGATCGGAAAGGGAAAATGCGCTCATGAAGAGTTCCTGCAATCAGTCGAGACGCATGGCGATGCCATGCTCGGCCATGTAGTTTTTGGCTTGCCCGATCGAATAGGTGCCGAAGTGGAAGATGGAGGCGGCAAGCACCGCAGTTGCGTGGCCATCACGCACGCCTGCCACCAGATCGTCGAGAGTCCCGACGCCGCCCGAGGCGATGACGGGTACACGAACCTGATCGGCAATGCTGCGCGTCAGGCCGATATCGTAGCCGCTCTTGGTACCATCGCGATCCATTGAGGTCACAAGCAATTCGCCGGCGCCGCGTTCAACCATCTTGATGGCGAATTCCACGGCGTCGATGCCCGTCGGTTGGCGTCCGCCATGGGTGAAGATTTCCCAGCGGCCTTCTTCCCCATCCTTCGAAACCCGCTTGGCGTCGATAGAAACGACGATGCACTGGTTTCCGAACTTGTCGGCCGCTTGCGCCACGAAATCCGGATCCTTGACGGCTGCGGAATTGATCGAGACCTTGTCCGCGCCACAGAGAAGCAGCTTGCGGATGTCCGCGACGGCGCGGACACCGCCGCCGACGGTTAGCGGCATGAAACAATGGTCGGCCGTGCGCGATACGACATCAAAGATCGTGTCGCGATTATCCGAGGAGGCGGTGATGTCGAGGAAGCAGAGTTCATCGGCCCCTGCCGCATCATAGGCCTTCGCCGCCTCGACCGGGTCGCCGGCATCGATCAAGTCGACGAAGTTCACGCCCTTGACGACACGGCCGTCCTTCACATCGAGGCAGGGAATAACGCGGGCTTTGAGGGTCATGCTTTTACCTCCTTGGCTGCAGCCGCCTTGATGAGGGCGAGCGCCTCGGCGTGGTCGATGCGCCCGTCGTAAAGCGCGCGGCCCGAAATCGCGCCCTCGAGCTTTGCGGCATCCGGCTGCAACATGCGCTTGATGTCGTCGATGGAGGCAAGGCCACCGGAAGCGATGACCGGGATGGAGACGGCATCCGCCAGTTCCAGCGTCGAGGCCCAGTTGATACCGGCCAGAATGCCGTCGCGATCGATATCGGTATAGATGATGGCGGCAACGCCGGCGCCTTCAAAACGCTTGGCGAGTTCGATGACGCCGAGTTCGGAGGCTTCCGCCCAGCCCTCGACGGCAACCTTGCCGCCCTTGGCATCGATGCCGACGGCGACCTGGCCGGGGAAACGCTTGCAGGCTTCGATAACCAGAACCGGATCGCGCACCGCGACGGTGCCGAGAATGACGCGGGCAAGGCCACGGCTCAGCCACGCTTCGATATGATCGAGCGTGCGGATGCCGCCGCCAAGCTGCACCGGGTTTTTCGTGGCTTTCAGAATGGCGTCGACGGCCTCGCCATTCACCGTCTCACCGGCGAAGGCACCGTTGAGATCAACGACGTGCAGCCACTCGAAACCCTGATCCTCAAAGGCTTTCGCCTGCGCGCCGGGGTCCTCGTTATAGACTGTGGCCTGGTCCATATCGCCGAGTTTCAGGCGAACGCACTGGCCGTCTTTAAGGTCGATTGCGGGAAAAAGGATCATGTCAGGGCTTCCAGCGCAGGAAATTGGAAATCAGGGCAAGGCCGAGCGTTTGGCTTTTTTCCGGGTGGAACTGCGCGCCCGCCATATTGTCGCGACCGACGAAAGCCGTCATCGCGCCACCGTAATTGGTGGTGGCGATGACATCCGTCGAGTGCTTGGCTGCCAGATGATAGGAATGCACGAAATAGGCGTGCAGGCCGTCAGCGCCGGTCTTGATGCCGTCGAAAAGAGGGTGGGCATGCCGGATTTCCAGCGTATTCCAACCAATCTGCGGAATCTTGAGACTGGGATCGGATGGCGTCATTTCCACGACGTCGCCCTCGATCCAGCCGAGCCCGGTGCTGACAGTCTTTTCGAGCCCGCGCGAGGACATCAGCTGCATGCCGACGCAGATGCCGAGGAAGGGATGGGCTTTTTTCTCGACGGCTTCAATGAGCGCCTCATGCATGCCGGGAACGGCATCGAGACCGGCACGGCAATCCGCATAGGCGCCGACACCAGGCAGGACGATGCGGTCCGCCGAAGCGACGTGATCCGGCCTGTCGGTCAGGTCGATGGTTGCATTGATGCCGGCTTCGCGGGCGGCACGCTCGAAAGCTTTGGTGGCCGAACGCAGGTTGCCAGAACCGTAGTCGATGATCGCGACACGCATGTCAGCGCCTTCCATTCAAGTCGAAAAGAAACGATCCGGCGGGATCGTTGACGAAATTCTTGTCGCCGCGCTTTTGCGGCGAGGGGGTCCAGACCGGCTGGGACAGTTGTTCCGCCGTTTCGGCGTTTTCGGAGAGACCGGAGAAATATATGTCTTCGGCGCTCGAAAGATCAGGGGCGGATATGACTGACGTCAGCGTCCAGCCTTTGCGGATCAGGTGCCGGACGAGAAAATCGCGTCCCTCCAGCGCCGTGATGAGTCCAATGGCGAAACCGAAGAGAATACCAACCGGTTCGAATCCGGCTAATATGGAGACCTGCCCGGCCAGAAGGAGCACGATGGCAACGATGGCCGCCGCCAGCCACAACCGGTTAATGGCCAACCAGAGCCAGGGCGCGACCAGCGCCAGCCAGACGAAACGGTCTGCGATGAAGCGGGTCGTCTTGTGGTCCCTGTCCGGCCCGTTGGGGGCTTCCAGAACGAGATAGCTTGTCATGGGCTTCCTGACAGCTTTGGCGTCAGGCCAGCATACCCTTCGTGGAGGGAACGCGGCCTGCCTGCCGGGGGTCGATCTCGGTTGCCGTGCGAAGAACGCGGGCAACGGCCTTGAAGCATGTTTCGGCGATATGATGGTTGTTAGCGCCGTAATGGTTCAGGATATGCAGCGTAATGCCGGCATTCTGTGCCAGCGCCTGAAAGAACTCGCGCACCAGCTCGGTATCGAAGGTGCCGATCTTCGGCGCGGAAAAATTGACGTTCCAGACGAGAAAGGGCCGGCCGGAAATATCGACCGCCGCCTTGGTCATCGTTTCGTCCATGGCAAGATCGAGCGAGGCGTAACGGGTAATGCCGCGACGGTCACCCAGCGCCTTGGCAATGGCCTGACCGATGGCTATGCCGGTATCTTCAACAGTGTGATGATCATCGATGTGCAGGTCGCCCTTGACCTCGATGTCCATGTCGATCAGCGAATGGCGGCTCAGCTGGTCCAGCATATGGTCGAAAAATCCCACACCGGTGGAAATTGTCGACTTGCCGGTGCCGTCGATATCCACGCGCACCGAAACCGAGGTTTCGTTGGTGGTGCGGATAATCTCGCCTTTACGTTCTGCCATTTTGGCCGCTCCGTGAAAATGTCGCCGTTCCTTATCAGCACGGGACACAAATATCCAGTTGTTCCATCGTCTTGCCTGACATGCCGAAAACGGTGCGTCGCCTCGAAGATTGCAATCGCGAAAAGCAAACTTACATAGAACTCGAGAAGGGCCGCATCCCGGCCCGTTAACCGCAGGCCCGTAAGGGCAGACAGGTGTTTGATGACAACGATTATTACAGTCAGAAAAGGCGGCAAGGTCGTCATGGCTGGCGATGGTCAGGTAAGCCTTGGCCAGACCGTCATGAAGGGTAATGCCCGCAAGGTTCGCCGCATCGGCAAGGGTGAAGTGATTGCTGGTTTTGCCGGCGCGACTGCGGATGCCTTCACGCTGCTCGACCGTCTTGAAAAGAAACTCGAGCAATATCCCGGCCAGTTGATGCGCGCGGCGGTGGAGCTTGCGAAGGACTGGCGCACGGACAAATATCTGCGCAACCTCGAAGCGATGATGCTGGTGGCCGATAAATCCACCACGCTCGCCATCACCGGTAATGGCGATGTGCTGGAGCCCGAGCACGGTGCGATCGCCATCGGTTCCGGCGGTAATTACGCCTTTGCGGCTGCCCGCGCCATGATGGACACGGACAAGTCTGCCGAAGAGGTGGCGCGCCAGGCGCTCGATATCGCCGCCGATATCTGCGT is a window from the Agrobacterium tumefaciens genome containing:
- the hisB gene encoding imidazoleglycerol-phosphate dehydratase HisB, whose translation is MAERKGEIIRTTNETSVSVRVDIDGTGKSTISTGVGFFDHMLDQLSRHSLIDMDIEVKGDLHIDDHHTVEDTGIAIGQAIAKALGDRRGITRYASLDLAMDETMTKAAVDISGRPFLVWNVNFSAPKIGTFDTELVREFFQALAQNAGITLHILNHYGANNHHIAETCFKAVARVLRTATEIDPRQAGRVPSTKGMLA
- the hisF gene encoding imidazole glycerol phosphate synthase subunit HisF, with amino-acid sequence MTLKARVIPCLDVKDGRVVKGVNFVDLIDAGDPVEAAKAYDAAGADELCFLDITASSDNRDTIFDVVSRTADHCFMPLTVGGGVRAVADIRKLLLCGADKVSINSAAVKDPDFVAQAADKFGNQCIVVSIDAKRVSKDGEEGRWEIFTHGGRQPTGIDAVEFAIKMVERGAGELLVTSMDRDGTKSGYDIGLTRSIADQVRVPVIASGGVGTLDDLVAGVRDGHATAVLAASIFHFGTYSIGQAKNYMAEHGIAMRLD
- the hisA gene encoding 1-(5-phosphoribosyl)-5-[(5-phosphoribosylamino)methylideneamino]imidazole-4-carboxamide isomerase, with translation MILFPAIDLKDGQCVRLKLGDMDQATVYNEDPGAQAKAFEDQGFEWLHVVDLNGAFAGETVNGEAVDAILKATKNPVQLGGGIRTLDHIEAWLSRGLARVILGTVAVRDPVLVIEACKRFPGQVAVGIDAKGGKVAVEGWAEASELGVIELAKRFEGAGVAAIIYTDIDRDGILAGINWASTLELADAVSIPVIASGGLASIDDIKRMLQPDAAKLEGAISGRALYDGRIDHAEALALIKAAAAKEVKA
- a CDS encoding DUF2628 domain-containing protein; translated protein: MTSYLVLEAPNGPDRDHKTTRFIADRFVWLALVAPWLWLAINRLWLAAAIVAIVLLLAGQVSILAGFEPVGILFGFAIGLITALEGRDFLVRHLIRKGWTLTSVISAPDLSSAEDIYFSGLSENAETAEQLSQPVWTPSPQKRGDKNFVNDPAGSFLFDLNGRR
- the hslV gene encoding ATP-dependent protease subunit HslV, producing the protein MTTIITVRKGGKVVMAGDGQVSLGQTVMKGNARKVRRIGKGEVIAGFAGATADAFTLLDRLEKKLEQYPGQLMRAAVELAKDWRTDKYLRNLEAMMLVADKSTTLAITGNGDVLEPEHGAIAIGSGGNYAFAAARAMMDTDKSAEEVARQALDIAADICVYTNHNLVVETLDAE
- the hisH gene encoding imidazole glycerol phosphate synthase subunit HisH, whose product is MRVAIIDYGSGNLRSATKAFERAAREAGINATIDLTDRPDHVASADRIVLPGVGAYADCRAGLDAVPGMHEALIEAVEKKAHPFLGICVGMQLMSSRGLEKTVSTGLGWIEGDVVEMTPSDPSLKIPQIGWNTLEIRHAHPLFDGIKTGADGLHAYFVHSYHLAAKHSTDVIATTNYGGAMTAFVGRDNMAGAQFHPEKSQTLGLALISNFLRWKP